CGTACGGGCTCTGTGCGACGAGGACCCCGTCCTCGGACTCGCGCTGACCCGCCGCGTGCTGGAAGTGGTGGCGGACCGTCTCCAGGCGACCCGAATCCGCCTTCTGGGCATGTACGCCCCGCAAGGCAGCGAAGCCAGGCTGTCCATCGAGTGACGGCAGCCCCCTGATCAGCGGTGTCCGCCGGTGTGGCCGTCCGGCCGGCCCGTGTGGTCGTCGACCCGGGTAGCCGCCTCCGTGGCGAGAACCGCGGCCTGGATACGCCGCTCGACGCCGAGTTTGGCCAGCAGTCGCGAGATGTGGTTCTTGACCGTCTTCTCGGACAGAAAGATCCGTCCGCCGATCTCACGGTTGGTGAGCCCCTCCCGATCAGCACGAGAATCTCCCGCTCACGAGGTGAGAGCTGCGACAGGGCGCCCTGCTCGGCCTCCGTACCGCCACCGCCCTCCTCGCCGCGGAGATTCCTCATCAGCCGGGTCGTGGTGGCCGGGTCGAGCATGGACTGGCCCGAGGCCACCGTCCGCACGGCGGCCACCAGGTCCGACCCCTTGATCTCCTTCAGCACGTATCCGGCGGCCCCGGCCATGATCGCGTCGAGGAGCGCGTCGTCGTCGAACGACGTGAGTATCAGGCAGGCCAGCCGGGGCATGCGGGAGCGCAGCTCCCGGCAGACCGTGATTCCGTCGCCGTCGGGAATCCGTACGTCGAGCACGGCGACATCCGGGCGCAGGGCCGGGCCCTGGGCCAGCGCGTGAGCGGCCGTACCCGTGTCGCCGACCACCTCGATATCGGGTTCGGCGTCGAGCAGGTCCTGTACGCCGCGCCGGACGACCTCATGGTCGTCGAGCAGGAAAACCCGGATCGGGTGGGACGGCGAGAACTCCCTTGCCTCACTCATATCGGTCCTTCCGCGGTTCGTGGACCAGTCCCGGTCTCCATCCTCGCCCGCCTTCCGGGGCCGGACCAGGGCCGAACGGGCCCCTGCTCCGGCCGTAGGGCTCCGGCTCCGGGGCCCTGTGGTGCGTTGGCCGGGAGCGTCTGTCGGGGGGACGCTGGAATCCGGCGCCCGGCTTCACGACGTTCCGGAGGACGCGATGCGGGAGGAAGCGATGCGAGACGCGAGCACGTCGGCACCCGGCCCGGTCGCCGGCGGCGGAGACGGGCCCCTACGTTGAGCCGCCGGGGCGGGGGCGAGGGACCCGCTGTGCGGGCGGGGACATGGACGTACGAGGGTTTCGACCCGGAGCAGGAACGCCTGCGCGAGGCCTTGTGCACCCTGGGCAACGGCTACTTCGCCACCCGTGGATCGGCGTCGGAGATCTCCGCCCGGCCCTGGCACTCCCCGGGCACCTACGCGGCGGGGTGCTACAACCGGCTGACGTCCACGGTCGGGGGACGCCAGGTCGAGAACGAGGACATGGTCAACCTGCCCAACTGGCTGCCGCTCCGCTACCGCGTCCGCGTCGAAGGCGCACGCCCCGGCCCGTGGCTGGCGCCCGGCGGCCCCGAGCTGATCGAGTACGGGCAGACGCTGGATCTCCGGCACGGCACACTCACGCGGGGGTCGGTCTACACGGCGGCGGAGGACCCCGCCGGACCTCGGCTGCGCGTGGAGGAGTGCCGGCTGGTCCATATGGGCGAGCCCCATCTGGCCGCGCAGCGCACCTCGTTCACCGCCGAGGGCTGGGCGGGCGAGCTGGAGGTCGAGACGGCCGTCGACGGCGACGTACGGAACGCCGGCGTCGACCGCTACGCGGACCTCGCGGACCAGCATCTGACACGGTGGCGTACCGGCTCCGAGGAACACGACACGGTGTGGCTGTGCTGCCGCACACTCAACTCCGACATCCTTGTCGCGCTGGCCTCGCGGACCAGGGTGGCCGGCCACCGCGACATCACGCCCCGTACCCGTCTCGCCGACCGGCGCGCCGCCCAGACCCTGACGATCCCCGTGGGACGGGGCGAGACGGTGGTCGTCGACAAGACGGTCGCGTTGTACACCTCGCGCGATCCGGCGATCAGCGGTCCCCTGCCGACGGCCGTCGAGGCCGTACGGCGGGCCCCGGGCTTCCCGCGTCTGCTCGCCTCGCACCACCGCGCGTGGGAGCACATCTGGCGGCGGGCGGCTCTCGACGTGCCCGGGAAGGCGGGCTCGATTCTGCGGCTGCACCTGTTCCACGTACTCCAGACGCTCTCCCCGCACACCGCAGGGCTGGACGTCGGGGTACCCGCGAGGGGGCTGCACGGCGAGGCGTACCGAGGGCATGTCTTCTGGGACGAGCTGTTCGTCCTGCCGTATCTGAACCTGCACTTCCCGGAGGTGTCCCGGGCGCTTCTCGGCTACCGGCACCGGCGGCTGCCGGCGGCCTGCCGGGCGGCGGCGGACGCGGGACGTGTGGGGGCGATGTACCCGTGGCAGAGCGGCAGCGACGGACGCGAGGAGTCACCGGAACTCCATCTCAACCCGCGTTCGGGCCGCTGGCTGCCCGACCACTCCCGCCTGCAGCACCACGTCGGATCGGCGGTCGCGTACAACGTGTGGCGGTACGCCGAGGCCAGCGGCGACACGGAGTTCCTGCACGGCAAGGGCGCGGAGATGCTCATCCAGATCGCCCGCTTCTGGGCGGACGCCGCGGTCTGGGACCCCTCGCTGGACCGCTATCGCCTCCGGGGTGTCGTCGGCCCCGACGAGTACCACGACGGCTACCCGGACTCCACCACGCCGGGGCTCGACGACAACGCGTACACGAACGTCACCGCCGCGTGGGTGCTGACCCGGGCGCTCGAACTGGGTCGCGCGCTTCCCCGTACGCGCCGACAGGAGCTGTTCGAGCGTTTCGGAATGGATCCGGGCGAGCCGGACCGCTGGGACGACATCGCGCACCGCCTCCATGTGCCGTACCACGAGGGCGTCGTCAGCCAGTTCGAGGGATACGCGGACCTCGCTGAACTCGACTGGGAGCGGTACCGCGGGCGCTACGGCGACATCCGCCGGCTGGACCGGATCCTGGAGGCCGAGGGGGACTCGGTCAACCGGTACAAGGCGTCGAAGCAGGCGGACGTGCTGATGCTCGGCTATCTCTTCTCGCCCCGGGAACTCGCGGGTCTCTTCCGGCAGCTCGGTCACCGGTTCGACGACGAGTCCTGGCGTGCCGCCATCGACTACTACCTGCCGCGCACCAGCCACGGTTCGACGCTCAGCGCCCTGGTCAGCGCGTGGGTGCTGGCGAGGGCGCGCAGGGACGAGGCGTGGGCCTACGCGGAGGAGGCTCTCATCGGGGACGTGGCGGACATCCAGGGCGGCACCACCGGGGAGGGCATCCATCTGGGCGCCATGGCCGGGACCCTGGATTTCGTGCAGCGCTGTCTGACCGGGCTGGAGACGCGCGCCGACGGGCTGTGGCTCGATCCCGCGCCGCTGCCTCAGCTGTCGAAGTTCCGGGTCGGCATCCGTTACCGGAACCACTGGGACGTGGACCTGCGGATCCGGGCGCACCGGGTACGGATCGCCGTGCCGGAATCGGAGGAGGATCCCGTACGCCTCGTTCTCGACGGGAAGGAGTGGGCGGTCCCGCCCGGTACCGACCGCCGGCTCGATCTGGCCCGGGGGAAGGTCAGCCCGGCACGAGCACGGCGGCGCCGTTGACGCGGTCGGCCGCGAGGTCGCCCAGCGCCTGGTCCGCGCGGTCCATCGGGTACGGACTCACCGTGACCTCGATGCCGATCCGGTCGGCAAGGGCCAGGAACTCGCGTCCGTCCTGGCGGGTGTTGGAGGTGACACTGCGCAGGTCACGCTCCTGGAAGAGATGGCGCTGATAGTTCAGCGAGGGGATGTCGGTGAGGTGGATACCGGCGACCGCGAGTGTGCCCGAGCGGTCCAGCGCCTCCAGGGCCACCGGCACGAGGTCGCCCACGGGGGCGAAGAGGATGGCCGAGTCCAGCGGTTCGGGCGGGCGGCCGTAGGCGTCACCGGCCGAGGCGGCACCGAGGCTGAGCGCCAGTTCACGTGCCCGTGCCGATCTGGTCAGCACATGGACGGTGGCTCCCTCGGCCAGGGCCACCTGGGCCGCCAGATGGGCGGAGGCGCCGAAGCCGTAGATGCCCAGCCGCCCGCCCTCGGGCAGTGCGGCGCGACGCAGCGAGCGGTAGCCGATGATCCCGGCGCACAGGAGGGGCGCGAGCGGGGCGGCGTCCCGGTCTTCCGGGAGCGGGTAGGCGAAGGCCGCCGGGACCAGTGCCAGATCGGCGAAGCCGCCGTCCTCGTCCCATCCCGTGTAGGTGGACCAGGGGCAGAGGTTCTCCCGCCCGGCCCGGCAGTAGCGGCACTTTCCGCAGGTGCCGCGCAGCCACGCGCCGCCGGCGCGGTCACCCGCACGGAACGAGTCCACCGCGTCGCCGGTGGCGACGACGCGGCCGACGATCTCGTGGCCGGGTACGGTCGATGGCCGCCGGGGCGCGAGATCGCCTTCGGCCAGGTGCAGATCGGTACGGCAGACACCGCACGCCTCTACCCGCAGCAGCAGGTCGCCGGGCCCTGGGTCGGGTGGGCGCCGACGGACCCGGGTCAGGGGTCCGGTGCCGATGGGTCCCGGCCTCTCGACGGCCCAGGCGTGCGTCGGTTCTCCGGAGACTGCGGACGTCATGATTCAAGCCTGTGGCAGGTGGGCTGCCGGGGCAAACGACACCGGTCCGGGACACGGTGACCGTGTCCCGGACCGGTGGGCGATCCGGTCAGTGGAACCAGCGGTTGCGGTTGACGACCGGGAGTCGCTCCCACAGGGCGCTCAGACCCCAGGTCCGGCCGGCGTAGGCGGCGGCGAGGCCGATCAGGACCACCGCGTACACGATGTGGTAGTCGAGGACGGGGTTGCTCGACATGCTGGGCGCGCCGTCGGAGAGATGTCTGGCGGGCGGCCATTCCGCGAGCCACATCATGCCCATCATCAAGGTGCCCGCCACCGCGGCGAACCGCAGGGCGAAGCCGGCGAGCAGGGTCACGCCGATCGCGAGGAGGCCGAGCATGAACAGCCAGTCGACCCATGCCTGGCCGGCCCAGCTGTGGAAGGTGGACTCCAGCGGCCCCGCGGAGACGCCGCTCAGGAAGCCCTTCGTCGGCGAGCCTCCGTCGATCCAGGCCGCTCCGCCGGGAGTCGCGTATCCCCAGCCGAACGCCTTGTCCAGGAAGGCCCAGAGGAACACCCCTCCGAGGACCAGCCGTACGACGGCGAGGATCCTCGGGAGGAAGACATCCGCACCGGTTCGGGCGGCGTCCGCGATGCTCAGGGCCTGATCGTCAAGTCCCGGCCGTGAAGTACGAGGCCGGCGCGAACCCTCGTGAACTGCCATTGTCGTTGACCCCTTCGGGACGGTGGATACGGTGTGGCTGCTGCTTGCACACTCAATATCCCGCCGGCCGAAGGCGGCGCACAGCGGCGACAGGCCCTCCTCCGAGGGCCGAACGGCCCTCTCCGTCAGCGCCGTTCAGACCTCGGGGATGTGCCGTGCCGTTCGTTCGCGGCGTTCGCCTGGGTGGCGATGACCGCGGCCTGGACCCGTCGTTCGACGCCCAGTTTGGCCAGCAGCCGGGAGATGTTGTTCTTCACCGTCTTCTCCGCCAGGTAGAGGCGTTCGCCGATCTCGCGGTTGGTCAGTCCCTCCCCCACGAGGACGAGGATCTCCCGCTCGCGCTCGGTCAGGTCCGGCAGGCCGGGCGTCCGCTGCTCGGGTTCGGCCTCGCCGCGCAGTCGTGCCATCACGCGTGAGGTGGTCCCGGGGTCGAGCATGGACTGCCCCGATGCGACGGTACGGACCGCGGTGACCAGGTCCGTGCCGCTGATCTGCTTCAGGACGTAACCCGAAGCGCCGGCCATGATGGCGTCGAGCAACGCCTCCTCGTCGTCGAAGGAGGTGAGCATCAGACAGGCCAACTGCGGCATGCGTGAACGCAGTTCCCTGCACACCGCGACCCCGTCACCGTCCGCCAGCCGTACGTCGAGTACGGCGACCCGCGGACGCAGCGCGGGAATGCGGACCAGTGCCTGCTCCGCCGTGGACGCCTCCCCCACGACAGTCAGATCAGGTTCGGCGTCCAGCAGATCGCGCACGCCCCGCCGCACCACTTCATGGTCGTCAAGCAGAAAGACGCTCACCGGTGCCGTCGAGCCCTCGCCGCTCCCGCTGTCCGTCACTACCGCTCCCCTCGATCCCTGGCTCCGGTCATCCATCGCCCCACCTGGTGCATCCTCGCCGCAACGGGCGTCAAAAGCCATGTGAAGCGAAATGTCCGTGAGGGATGGACCGTTCGGCCCTGGCACCCGGGCGACCACGAGGGGACCCTGGTTGTCCGGCAGACGAGCGCGTGATCGGGCTCGGCGAGAGCAAAGGTTGTGGATGATGAGCGAGCGGGTCCCGCGGCCGTCGCCGAGCGCCCGGGAGACACAGATGCCCCGGCACATGGAAGCGCTGGAGCGTGCTGACGCGCTGAGCCTGCTGCGCTCGGTGTCACTCGGCCGCCTCGTGTTCACCGAGAGCGCGCTGCCGGCGATCCGTCCGCTCAACCATCTGCTGGACGGGGAGGACATCATCATCCGGCTCGGTGACGGTTCCGCGCTCGCGTCGCTGAAGGCGCCGAGCGACCCGCCTGGAGCGGTCGTGGCGTACGAGGCGGATGTCATCGACCCGGTGCGGCACGTGGGCTGGAGCGTCGTCGTGACGGGATACGCGCGTCTGGTGGACGATCCGGCCGACCTCGAACGCTACCGGGATCTGCTGCGTCCGTGGGTGGCCCGGACGATGACCGATGTGCTGCGTATCCGTCCCGAGCTGATCACCGGGTTCAGGCTCACCCCCGCGGCGGGGCACCCGACGGGCGGCTGAGCGGCGACCGACGTTCAGCCGACGGTCTGGGCCGGTCGACCGTGTTCTTCCTGAAGCAGAGGGGCGCGCCAGACGAATCGGCTGCCGCCGCCGGCGGGCGTCTCGATCGTGAAGGTCCCTCCCGCGCCCCGGGCCCGCTCGGCCAGATTCCGCAGACCGCTGCGCGGTACATCCGGTGGGATGCCGCGGCCGTTGTCCGTGACGGTCAGGACGACCTCGTCGGCGGTGGCCTGGAGATCGACCTCCACCCGGGTGGCGTGTGCGTGGCGTCCGGCGTTGCTCAACAGCTCGCCCAGCGCGGCGTGCACGTGGTCGGCGACCGGCGCCGGCACGTCGGTGTCCAGGAGACCCTCCATGCTGAGACGGGGCGGGTAGCCGAGGACGGACGCCGCCTCACCGGCCGTGCGCGCGGCACGCGCCCGCAGGCTGCGCCCGGCCTCCTCGTCCCTGACACGCAGGCCGAAGATCGTGCTGCGGATGATTTTGATCGTCTCGTCCAGGTCGCCGACGGCACGGGTGAGCCGTTCGGCGGCCCCCGCGTGGTCCACCAGCCGCGCGGCGCTCTGCAAGGTCATCCCGGTGGCGAACAGCCGCTGGATCGCCAGATCGTGCAAATCGCGCGCGATGCGGTCGCGGTCCGCCAGGAGCGTCAACTGTTCGGTGTCGCTGCGTCGTTCGGCCAGCTCCAAAGCGACAGCGGCCTGGCCGGCGAAGACGAGCAGCGGATCGATCTCACTGTCCGTGAAGACCGGCTCTCCCGCGGTCCTGACCAGCAGCAGCACTCCGAGACGGTGCTCGGCGGTGCCCAGGGGGACGGCGACGGCGGGCCCCGGCTTCGTGAGATCACCGGCTGCGCCGGTGAAGCGGTCGTCGTCCGCCAGAGAGGCCGTGGCGACAGGGCCGCCTTCGCGGTAGGCGGCGCCGGGCAGGGTGCCGTCGACCGGATGGACCAGACCGCGCCGTTCCTCTTCCCTGCCTCCGGCGGCGAGTTCCACGACGAGGCTGTCGGTTCCGGGCACGGGAAGGGAGATGTCGGCGCGCTCGGCTCCCGTGAGTTCTCTGGCCCGGTCGGCGATGAGACCGAGAACCTCCGCGCGCGGGCTGCCGGAGAACAGGCTGTTGGTGATCTCCGTGTTCGCACGCTGCCAGCTCTGCTGGAGCCTCACGCCCTCGTACAGCCGGGCGTTGTCGATGGCCACACCCGCCGCCACCGACAGGGTGGAGATGACGGCTTCGTCCTCGGTGTCGAAGTCCTGCCCGCCGCGCTTGTCGGTCAGATACAGATTTCCGAACACCTGGTCACGCACCCGGATGGGCACTCCGAGAAACGTGCGCATCGGCGGGTGGCGGGCCGGGAATCCGTAGGACGCCTCGTGCGCCGTCAGATCCGTGAGCCGCAGCGGTTCGGGATTGCGGATCAGCTCACCCAGCAGACCGTGGCCCGCGGGCAGTGGCCCGATCTCCTCGATCTCCTCGTCCGTGACACCGACCGTCAGGAACTGGGACAGTCTGCGACCGTCCGGGCCTATCACCCCGAGCGCCGCGTAGCGGGCGTCGACGAGGACGGCGGCAGCCTCCACGATCCGCCGCAGCACCTGGGCGAGGTCCAGCTCCCGCCCCACCGAGACGACGGCCTCCAGCAGGCTGTGCACCCGGTCCCTGGTGCCCCGGGCGGCGTCGATACGGGTCTGAAGCTCGTCAAGGAGTTCGTCGAGCCGCATCTTCGGTATCTGAGAGAACGGATCCTGCTCGCCCACCGTCGCTCCTCCACAGCCTGGACCGGGGGACAGACTAGCGGCCCTGTCAGGCGTTGTGTGGAGGGTGGAGGTACGACGGGCGCCTACGGTCCCGAGGGACCCGAGCGGCCGTCGGCTCGTACAGGGCCGCTGCCGTCGCCGGGCGGAGTGAGTCCGGAGGGAACCAGCAGGACCGGGCAGCGCGCGTGGTGCAGCAGCGCGTGCACGGTGCGCAGGCGCCGTGAGCGTTTTCCGCCGTGCCGGCGGTACGCGACGACCACCGCGTCGGCGCCGGACGTGGCGGTGATCAGCTCGCTGTCGGGCACGGGCGCGATCCGGTCGTGGTCACGGTCATCCATCCCGGCGGGGCACTCCGCCCCGGTGGCGCGAGCGGTGGAGAACGGCGCGTCGGCGGTGGAGGGCCGGTAGTGCGCGGTGTGTACGAAGCGCAGGCGGGCACCGCGCCGTACGGCTTCCTCGAAGGCGAAGCCCGCGGCTTCGAGGTCGGCGTCGCTTTCGACGGCGAACAGCACCTCGCCCGCCCGGAGTTGGCCAGTGGGGCACCCGGCGCCGACCACGAGGAGTGGGCAGCGGCTCCGTTCGGCGACGCTCTGGGCCACGGACCGCGACGCCAGCGAGGCGGGAGCGCGCAGGGCGCGTGTGCCGACGACGACGAGCGCCGCGGTCCTGCCGCGGGTCAGCAGGGCCGTGGCGGGGTCGGCGGCCACGGCCGTGAGGCGGACGGGGAGTTGGGGGTGGCGTGCGAGGACCCGGTCGGCCGACGTGGTCAGGACCGGTCCGGCGACGTCCAGGTCGGGCACGCCGTACACGATCTCCAGAGTCACCGCCCGGCGCCTCGACTCCTCGGCCGCCGCGTCCAGCGCGCGGGTCGCGACGACCGATCCGTCGACGCCCACGACCACATGGTGTTCGAGCATGCGCGTTCTCCCCTCCTGCCCCTGGCGGACCCTCCGGCCGGGCCCGCGACCCAACTCTGGTGCCTGGGGCGGGCGTTCCACAGGAGCCGACCGGACCCGCCCGGGGGTCCGACCGGCCCTACCCCCGGGCCGGCGGCCGGTGCCACGTTGCTCGGGACAACAACGTGAGCGGATACGGAAGGTGGTGGGAACGGTGGAGTTCCCCCTGGTGGTCGGCATCGACGGATCCGAATCGAGTCTGCGGGCGCTGGACTGGGCCGCGGACGAGGCGGTACGGCACACGCTGCCGCTGCGTGTGGTGTACGCCCACCTCTGGGAGCCGCACGACAGCGTCCGATCGCCACTCGGCGCAGGTGAGTCGATGGACGGGACCTGGGCCGAAGATGTCGTCACCGGAGCGGCCAGGCGGGCCCGGGTGGGCCGGCCCGAGCTGAAGGTCTCCAGCACCGTGCTGCCCGACGCCGCCGTACCCGCGCTGCTGCGCGAGAGCGAGGAGGCGTACGCCGTGGTCATCGGCAGCAGAGGCCATGGCACCCTGACGGGGCTGCTCCTCGGGTCGGTCGGCCTCCAGCTGGCGGCCCGCGCGTCCGGTCCTGTCATCGTCGTACGGGGCGCACCGGCCAGTGTCCGGGGCGGCTTCAACCAGGTGGTGCTGGGCGTGCACGACGCCGAACGCAGCTCGGCGGCAACGGAGTTCGCCTTCGCGGAGGCCCAGACGCGTCGCAGCCGGCTGCACGCGGTACACGCCTGGAGGACCCCGGCCTACGTACTGCCCGACGTGCCGATCCCCCCGGACCTGTTCACGGAGAACCAGGAGCACGAGGCGCGGGAACTGCTCACCGCCGCGCTGCGGAAGTCCGCCCATCGGCACCCGTCGGTGCGGGTCGTCCAGGAAACGTTCAACGGCCCCGCTCGCGACGGTCTGCTGGGCGCGTCGAAATCCGCCGATCTGGTGGTGATCGGCGCCCGCCGCCGCCACAACTCACCGGCCCTCCAACTCGGCAGCGTCAACCACGCGGTACTCCACCACGCACCCTGCCCGGTGGCGATCGTCCCCCAGCGCCCCTGACCCCGGACCCCCGGACCCCCGGGCCCCGGACGGTCACGGGCGATCGTCCTGCCGTCGGCAGGAAAACGAACGTAACAGCAGGTCAATCGCGCGGGCCCGGCGACCATCGCCGGGTCCCGCGCTTCGGTGTGTCCGGCCGTTTATCCGCCCTGCTCATGAGAGCAAAAAAAACCGCATGTGTTGCCTGGAGGTTAACGGCCGACCTACTGTCCCTCGCCAGGACCACATCAGGAGGCCCACATGCGTATCAAGCGCATCTTCGGGATCTTTATCGCGACATCCACCCTTGCGTCACTCGCCGCCTGCTCGGTATCCACCAGCCCCGGTGGCACCGACGGCGGAGGCAAGAAGGCCACCGGCGACCTGTCCATCGGCTTCAGCCAGGCGACCCAGCAGTCACCGTTCTACGTGCAGCTGCGCACCGGAGCCGAGCAGGCCGCGAAGAAGGCCGGCGCCAAGCTCAACTTCGCCGATGCCGGCGATGACGTGACCAAGCAGAACAACGACATCCAGGACCTGATCACGCGCGGCGTCGACGTGCTGCTGATAAACCCGGTGGACCCCAAGGGCGTCAAGGCGGGTCTCGCCGCCGCGAAGGCCGCGGGCATCCCGGTCGTCACCGTCGACCGTCCGGTGCCCTCGGGCGGCGCCGCGTCCCACGTCGGCCGGGACAACAAGGAGATGGGCCGGCTCGTCGGGGAGCAGGTCGCCAAGGCGATGGGCGCCCAGGGCGGCAAGATCCTTGAGATCAAGGGTGACGCGGGTGGCGCGGTCGCCCGCGACCGCAGCGCCGGCTTCCACGAGGCCGTGGCCGGGAACAGCAAGATCAAGATCGTCGCCGGGCCCTACTGCGACTACATCCGTTCCAAGGCCGTCACCGCCACTCAGGACCTCCTCCAGACGAACTCCGACGTCAAGGCGGTCTACGCCCACAACGACGACATGGCTCTCGGGGCGCTCCAGGTGCTCAAGGAGAACAACCGCGGCGACGTGATGGTCGCGGGGGTCGACGGCCTGATGGAGGCGGTGAAGTCCATAGCCGCCGACGGTCCGTATGTCGCCACGGCCCTCAACGACCCGATCTCCCTCGGTGGCACGGCCGTGCGGACGGCCCTCGATGTCCAGGCGGGCAAGAAGGCCCCCGCGTCCGTCGACGCCGGGACCGGTCTCGTCGACCGGGACAACGCCGCCAAGTACACCGGCTCCACCACGTTCGCCCTCGCGGGCAAGGAATGACACCGAGTCCCACCCCGGCGGCCGGGTCTCACCGTGGCCCCGGCCTCCGCCCCCTTCCCGAACCGGCTTCCGGACCCGTCCCAGGATCCACACGAGAAAGCGACACGAACATGCCGCAGACCATGCGAGCCGCCCTGCTGCACGCCCCGGGCGACATCCGCGTCGAGGAGGTGCCGGTACCGGAACCGGCACCCCGGGAGGCGCTCGTCCGCGTCGCCGCCTGCGGAGTCTGCGGCTCCGACATACCGAGGATGCTGCGGCCCGGCGGCGCGTACCACCTCCCGCTCATCTGCGGCCACGAGTTCTCCGGCCATGTGGTGGCGCTGGGCGCCGAGCTGGCCGCCGCCGGCACGGTCAAGGAGGGCGACCTGGTGGCCGTACCGCCGCTGGTCCCCTGCCGCCGCTGCGCACCCTGCTCCCAGGGCCACTTCAGCCTCTGCGAGGACTACGACTACTTCGGCAGCAGGCGCGCCGGTGCCTACGCCGAGTACGTCGCGGTTCCGGAGGGCAACCTCATGGTCCTGCCCGCCGACCTCGACCCCCGCGCCGCCGCGATGCTCGACCCCGCGGCCATCGCCCTGCACGCCATCTGGCGCACCAAGCTGCGTACCGGACACCGGGTCGCCGTTGTCGGCGCGGGACCGATCGGGCTGTTCGCCGTCCAGTGGGCGCGGCTCGCCGGGGCGAGCGAGGTGCTGTCGATCGATGTGAGCGAGCAGAAGGCGGCGATGGCCCTGGAGGCCGGCGCCACCCACACCGCCACCACGCCCGAGCAGGCCACCGAACTGGCGGGCCCCGGCTACGACGTGATCATCGAGTCCGCCGGCGTACCGGCCACCGCCGACCAGGCCGTCGCCCTCGCCGCCCGGCACGGCCAGGCCGTCTTCATCGGGATTCCGCACGACCCGGTGGTGCTGCCCAAGTCCACCTTCAGCAGCTTCCTGCGCCGCGAGGTCACCCTCCACGGCGCCTGGAACTCCTTCTCCGCGCCCTTCCCCGGCGACGAATGGCGCACCGCCGCGCGCGCCATGGGCGACGGCAGTCTCCGCTGGAAATTTATGATCACTCACGAGCTGGGCCTGGACGACGTCTCGTCCACCCTGCACAGCCTCGGCGAGCGCTCCGTGTTCAGCTCCAAGGTTCTCTTCATGCCGAACGGAGACCGGCCATGACGGCATTTCTCGCGATCGACCTGGGCACCGAGAGCGCCCGCGTCGCCGTGTACGGCGCGGGCGGCGCCGTGCTGGGGCAGAGCAGGAGCGGCTACCCCACGTCCTTCCCGCACCCCGGGTGGGCCGAGCAGGACCCCGAGAGCTGGTGGCGCGCGGTGGTGACCGCCACCAGGGCCGCGCTCGCCGAAGCCGGCTCGCCCCCGGTGACCGGTGTCGCGGTCGCCACCACCGCCTCCACCGTCGTCGTACTCGACGGCGAAGGGCGGCCGCTGCGCCCCGCACTGCTGTGGATGGACAGCCGCGCCAGTGCCGAATCGGCGCTGACCGCGCGGTCCGGCCACCCTGCCCTGCGGTACGCGGGCGGTTCCGACGCCGTCGAGTTCCTCGTACCCAAGGCCATGTGGCTGGCCAGGAACGAACCGGACACCTACCGCGCCGCCCGGCACATCTCGGAA
The nucleotide sequence above comes from Streptomyces sp. NBC_01716. Encoded proteins:
- a CDS encoding substrate-binding domain-containing protein, with product MRIKRIFGIFIATSTLASLAACSVSTSPGGTDGGGKKATGDLSIGFSQATQQSPFYVQLRTGAEQAAKKAGAKLNFADAGDDVTKQNNDIQDLITRGVDVLLINPVDPKGVKAGLAAAKAAGIPVVTVDRPVPSGGAASHVGRDNKEMGRLVGEQVAKAMGAQGGKILEIKGDAGGAVARDRSAGFHEAVAGNSKIKIVAGPYCDYIRSKAVTATQDLLQTNSDVKAVYAHNDDMALGALQVLKENNRGDVMVAGVDGLMEAVKSIAADGPYVATALNDPISLGGTAVRTALDVQAGKKAPASVDAGTGLVDRDNAAKYTGSTTFALAGKE
- a CDS encoding universal stress protein; the encoded protein is MLEHHVVVGVDGSVVATRALDAAAEESRRRAVTLEIVYGVPDLDVAGPVLTTSADRVLARHPQLPVRLTAVAADPATALLTRGRTAALVVVGTRALRAPASLASRSVAQSVAERSRCPLLVVGAGCPTGQLRAGEVLFAVESDADLEAAGFAFEEAVRRGARLRFVHTAHYRPSTADAPFSTARATGAECPAGMDDRDHDRIAPVPDSELITATSGADAVVVAYRRHGGKRSRRLRTVHALLHHARCPVLLVPSGLTPPGDGSGPVRADGRSGPSGP
- a CDS encoding universal stress protein → MEFPLVVGIDGSESSLRALDWAADEAVRHTLPLRVVYAHLWEPHDSVRSPLGAGESMDGTWAEDVVTGAARRARVGRPELKVSSTVLPDAAVPALLRESEEAYAVVIGSRGHGTLTGLLLGSVGLQLAARASGPVIVVRGAPASVRGGFNQVVLGVHDAERSSAATEFAFAEAQTRRSRLHAVHAWRTPAYVLPDVPIPPDLFTENQEHEARELLTAALRKSAHRHPSVRVVQETFNGPARDGLLGASKSADLVVIGARRRHNSPALQLGSVNHAVLHHAPCPVAIVPQRP
- a CDS encoding galactitol-1-phosphate 5-dehydrogenase, encoding MPQTMRAALLHAPGDIRVEEVPVPEPAPREALVRVAACGVCGSDIPRMLRPGGAYHLPLICGHEFSGHVVALGAELAAAGTVKEGDLVAVPPLVPCRRCAPCSQGHFSLCEDYDYFGSRRAGAYAEYVAVPEGNLMVLPADLDPRAAAMLDPAAIALHAIWRTKLRTGHRVAVVGAGPIGLFAVQWARLAGASEVLSIDVSEQKAAMALEAGATHTATTPEQATELAGPGYDVIIESAGVPATADQAVALAARHGQAVFIGIPHDPVVLPKSTFSSFLRREVTLHGAWNSFSAPFPGDEWRTAARAMGDGSLRWKFMITHELGLDDVSSTLHSLGERSVFSSKVLFMPNGDRP